The Ascochyta rabiei chromosome 22, complete sequence sequence gaggaggaggaggaggaggaggaggggaCCCGGGGGAGGAGGGAGTTGCTGTTGTAGTGGCTGGGTGGGCTTATGTGCATATGCTTTGGTGGAGGGTTAGTGGCATTACCCAAGAGATGGAGAGATATTCGTACGGGTAGCAAGAACACTGAATTGCCAGGACGAAGAGTGTAGGGGGTGGGGGGCGAGAGGGATGATGGAGTGTGCGTTATTACAGAAGCTAGTTAAGTTTATAGATCCATACTTTGGTGGAAGGATGGATGGATGATACAAACAAAGAGACCAAAGGGTACCAGCGTTCACAACGACGAAACCGAATTGTCAAGCCAATGCGAATCGCCATCGCTTCAAGCACATGCAGAACTGGAACAACATCAGCAAGGAATTCATTTCATGCAGAAAGCCCACTCCCCCCTCTTCACCCCAACTCGTGCGCCGTCACCGCCTTGATAGCCACCTCGTCCATCCTCTTCTTGTAGACGAGCATCTGATGTTTCAGCGGATCGCCGTACATGACTTTGCGGAGCATGCTTTCGTCGACAGTAACAGCCTCCACGTCGTCTTCCCTGCGGCTCCCCGGCCGCTGCCGCAATACGATCAGCCTGCCTGCAGGGCTCAACTCACAGGGCGGGATGGGCCACTCGACGCCggctgtggtggtggtggtggtggtggtggtgtttgCGCTAGATGTGGTTTGGAATGAGGATTTGCTTGGGCGTCGGAGACGAAGTCGGGATTTGGGTGGGGAGGAGGGCGGCGGGGCGGAGAGGTTGAGTTTCGACATGCTGGCGATCGTTTGGCCTAGTGCCGAAGCAGATGGTGCCGAAGTTGTGTAGAGCTTGATGAGGCTTTTGAAATAACTCTTGTCGGCCCGTGGAACGGGATCTCCTTCGTTGATGAAGGAGTAGAAGAGACTCTTCTTGTGTCGCGGCTCTTCGGATTTCTTCAGCGGCCAGCGCGAGATGGGTGGTGCGCCGAAAGTCACGCAGTGCACACGTTTGAAGAAGTCGGTCAGATAGCTGAGTTCCGAGTCGACGGATTTGCTCATCATATGTGCGTATAGAAGTGCGGCAACAGCACCACCCGCAGAATGCCCCGTGATCAGGAGACTGCAGTTTGAGCGGGCGGGATTTTCTTCGATGAGGACTCGAAGTCGGTCGGCGACGGGTTTGATCATCTTGCGTGCTACGTAGAGAAAGCCTGCGTGGCAAAAGTTTGACGGGTCGTCGAGGAAGCCCTCTGGGCTTGTGGGCGCGGAGTTGTAGTTCACTGCCCAGTCCATGAACGTCTGGCTGCCGCGGATGGCGAAGACGACCGTGTTCATGTCGTCGACCGGGATGGATTTCAGCACCATGGCCTTGGTACCACTGCGCCAATTGGCAGGAACATGATTCTCAACTTCTCTCGACTTTGGCACCGGAGCAACGTAGGCGCGCTCAGAGTACGTGGCAGCCAGACACAGAAGCGGATACGTCGGCATGTAGACCTTGAAGGGCGGGAGGTGCGGTGGGAGTCGGGCATTCGAGTACAGCCAGACCTTTGCGAAATGATTCGAGCCCTTGTCGCCTCCCAGTGCCTCATAGACTTGATCCTCTGCGGTTCCCTTTCGAGGTTCGAGTGGCGGGCTCGAACGGCTCGTTCTTTGTTGCGTGTTCTCGTACACTTTGAGATCCTCCTCTTTCCCGCTGAATTTGTCGTCGTCGATGCTAGTGATGACTGCGTCAAATTTCGAGCTGATGACATCGCACAGTGCTGCTCCTTGGCACAGCGTCTGCATGCTCCTCATTGCAATAGCATGCGTGGGTCGCTCAATGTAGTTTGTGATCAGCTTCGAGGTTCCTTGTCGCAGATCTGCGTTCGACTTTGCTGCCATCCGATCGAGTCTGTCCCATTGCTGCTGAAACGGGCCTTCTTCGCGTGATGGCTTCCTTGGCTGGGGAGGCTGAGGAGAAGGAGATGCGAAGCGGGCCACCGAAGGGTTGTTCTGGGGTGGGATAGATTGCGATGGCGGAGACCCATATGGATGCATGTGCTGTGGTGCATGTTGTGGAATCGTACCATAGACGGGATGCTGCAGCGCCCCAGGTGGGCCACCCGGATAGAGTGGAGGCGGGCCAGGATGCGCAGCCTGCATTGGGTAGTTCGGTCGATGTGTTGACGCTGCTTGAACGGCACACGGATGTACATGCGTATTTACCTGGACGACAGGTTGCGAAACGTGCGCTTGTTTCGATCCCGATCTAGAGCTGGATGTTGCAGACGACGAATGtttcctccttctcctgcGCTCGGGGTCGCTGTGTCCGTGTGCCATGTTGCACGTTCGGTGTTTAGCAGTGGTTCTACCCCTTTTGATCTGGGGAAGGGTTTCTTTCAGATGCTGCTATCGAGCATACAACAGTCGCTGTCGTCTATTGCTCGTCGCGTATTCTGTATTGTTCATCGCCGCAGTTTCGTAATGCAACCAAGCGCAGGCATACACCTGGTGTTCCTGCCCTCGCCGAAAGGCAGCACAAGGAAACACGCTGAAAGGCAGCACAAGGAAACACGCTGAAAGGCAGCACAAAGGCAACGCAGTATCCAAACGTTCGAAACGAAAGCCGCAcaagaaagaagtagaaggAAGCGCGGAAGAAACGACGAGGCCAAGCTAGGCTGTGCCGGCCTCTCCACCTGCAGGAAGCTCTTCGTGGCCATGCCATGCGCGTGCCTGACTGGTGCGGCTTGCACGACGCTGTTTTCGCGGAAGCGGCGAATCCGTGCCTTTGGATCGCGATTGGGTGGCGGGCATCTTGGCGGTGTAGAGCTGCTGCGCATGGCTGCCATTCCGAGCTTGCATGAGAGGCCGTGAGGGAGTACAGGAGAGCGAAAAGGGCGGGCAGGATGATGTGTGATCAAATGATGCATGTCTTGTGACGGCCTGACGGGGCAGCAGCTGTTCAGCATCGACAAGAGGAAAGGAGAGATCTGTGCAACACCGTAGCTTCAATCCAACCTCACAAAGCATCATTCAAAGAGAGAGATCAACGACAGGCAATGCTGTGGTAACTTGTGACATTCATAAATCGTTGCTAGCTACCTCGATATCGGTTGGCTTCGGTCTTCCCATCTGATCCGGCGCTACCATCTACCTAGGTATCTTTTGGGTGGCTATGGCTCTACAGCTCTATTTACGGTAATCATTACTATCGTTACTCGTCAGTGGACCGCGCTTCTTGTCGTTTCATCTGAGACGCGGCAGCGAGAAGCGAACATGTTGGTACAGAAAGCGCAAAGGCAACAGAAGAATCGCTCGCTCAAAGACGGGGCCTGGTCGAAATACTTGATGTGCCACTCACCGCTTTCGCCTTGACGTCGAAACGATCCAACATCATCACCTTGTCCCATGCTGCTACAAAGTCCTTGACGAACTTGTCGGCGTTGTCAGGCTGTGCGTAGATCTCGGCGATGGCGCGCAGCTCCGGGTGCGAACCGAAGATCAAGTCGTGGCGGGTTCCTGTCCACTTCTTCTGGCCGGACTTGCGGTCAGTGCCCTCGTACAGCTCGTTGGGGCTGGCGTTGTCGGCCCCCTTCCAGGCGACGTTGGTGTCAAGCAGGTTGACGAAGAAGTCGTTGGTGAGCTGGCCAGGGCGCTTGGTGAAGACACCGTGCGAGGAGCCATCCCAGTTGGCGTTCAGAGCACGCATGCCACCAACAAGAACGGTCATCTCCGGCGCGGTCAACTTGAGAAGGTGAGCCTTGTCGAGATCCAGCTGCTCGGTGCGGACGCGGTCGGTGCCCTTGCCGAAGTTGCGGAAGCCGTCGGTGACGGGCTCGAGGTGGTCGAAAGACTGGGCGTCGGTCTGCTCCTGCGTGGCGTCGGTGCGGCCGGGTGTGAAGGGAACGGAGACACCAGCAGCCTTCTCGAGAGCGGCGACACCGGCAAGCACGATCAAGTCAGCGAGGGAGACCTTCTTGCTGGACTTGGACTGGATGCCCTCGAGGGCCTTGAGGACCTCCTGAAGCTCCGAGGGGTTGTTGACCTTCCAGTTCTTCTGGGGCTCGAGGCGGATGCGGGCACCGTTGGCACCGCCACGCTTGTCAGAGCCACGGAAAGAGGCAGCCGACGCCCAGGCGACGCGGATGAGCTTGGAGGGCTCGAGGCCGGCGTTGAGGATCTCCTTCTTCAGCGACGAGATGTCGGCCTCGCCGATGAGCTCGCCCTGCTGCTCGGGGACGGGGTCCTCCCAGATGAGGACCTCCTTGGGGATCTCTGGACCGAGCCACCTGGAGCGGGGACCCATGTCGCGGTGGAGGAGCTTGAACCAGGCCCGGGTGAAGGCGTCGTGGAGCTCGTCGGGGTGGTCCAGCCAGCGGCGGGTGATCTTCTCGTAGTCGGGGTCGAAGCGCATGGACAGGTCGGTGGTCAACATGCGGGGCTTGTGCTTCTTGTTGGCGTCGTAGGCGTCGGGGATGATGGCGTCAGCGCCCTTTGCGACGTACTGGCTGGCGCCGGCGGGCGACTTCTCGAGCTCCCACTCGAACTTGTACAGGTACTCGAGGTACTTGTTGCTCCACTTGGTGGGCGTGCCGGTCCAGGTGACCTCGAGGCCGGATGTGATGGTGTCGGGGCCCTTGCCGGAGCCGTGGGCGTTCTTCCAGCCAAAGCCCTGCTCGGCCAGGTCGGCGCCGTTGGGGTCGGTGCCCGTGTTCTCCGAGGGCGCGGCGCCGTGCGTCTTTCCGAACGAGTGGCCGCCGACGATGAGGGCGGCCGTCTCCTCGTCGTTCATGGCCATGCGGCCGAAGGTGGTGCGGATGTCGTGGGCAGCGGCGACGGGGTCGGGGACGCCGTCGGGGCCCTCGGGGTTCACGTAGATGAGGCCCATGTGTGCGGCGGCGAGGGGCTTCTCGAGGTCGCGGGCGGTGTGGGTGTCTTCCTTGGAGGCGACGTCGTTCTTGTGCTGGTCGCCGTCGACGATGCCTTCGCCCTTGACGCCCTTGTTGCCGTCGGCGTAGCGGACGTCGTTGCCCAGCCACTCGGTCTCGCCGCCCCAGTAGACCGACTCGTCCGACTGGAAGGTGTCGGGGCGGCCGGCGGCGAAGCCAAAGGTGGGGCAGTCCATGGACTCGAGGGCGACGTTGCCGGTGAGCAGCATGAGGTCGGCCCAGGAGATCTTGTTGCCGTACTTTTGCTTGATGGGCCACAGCAGGCGGCGGGCCTTGTCGAGCGAGACGTTGTCGGGCCAGGCGTTGAGGGGGGCAAAGCGCTGCTGgccctcgccgccgccgccccgGCCGTCCGAGACCCGGTAGGTGCCGGCCGAGTGCCAGGCCATGCGGATGCTGCTGCGGCGTTAGCGGGCTGCGCGGCCAAGACACGACAGACGCGGCAGGCGCAGGACTCACAAGAGACCGCCGTAGTGGCCAAAGTCGGCGGGCCACCAGTCCTGCGAGTCCGTCATCAGCGCGGCGATGTCCTTCTTCAGCGCATCGTAGTCGAGCTTCTTGAACTCGTCGGCGTAGTTGAAGTCGGCGCCCAGGGGGTTCTGGCGGGGGTCGTGCTGTCTCAGGATGTTGACCTTGAGCTCGTTGGGCCACCAGTCGGCCTTTGTGGTGCCGCCGCCAGCGACGTTGGCTACCTTGATGGGACACTCGCCTTTGGACATGATTGCTGTGGGTCGAGGGTCGAGGTGGGTGGGAATGAGGAGGTTGAGAGAGCGCAGCTGTGGCGGAGGGTGGGTTGAGCATATAAGCCGGCGTCTGCAAGCGGAGCCGTCCATTCGTAATCCGCCCACGTCTGGCCCTCGACTCGCTGCCCTCGCTGTCCTCGCTGTCCCCACTCGCTGTCCTCACTCGCTGTCCTCACTCGCTGTTGCCCCTCACTCGTCCTGCACGGGGCCGCGTCCGGTAGCTCCCTTCTGCCTAGCGCCACAGCGACGCGAGCCCCACCTCTGTCCACAGCTATCCACCCCCGCTGCACAACGCTTGACGTTGAATGCTTCACTCTTCACTCTTCACTCTTCACCCTTCACCCTTCACCCTTCACCCTCCACGCTTCACTCTCCCCTCTCCCCTCTCCCCTCTCCCCTCTCCCCTCTCCCCTCTCCCCTCTTTCCCCTCCACCCTCCCGCTTCGTGATACCCCGTCTCTTAGTCCCCCACTGCATGGGAACGCCGTCGCCCGCCAAGCACCAGGTGGGTCCTGTAAACGCCCCACCCCGCCTCAAGTCCATTGCGTCGTACATGGCCCGGAACCGCAGCAGACTGATCGACGACCGCCTGGGCCAATCACGTCTGCGCAAAGTCAGCATGGCGCGTCCGCCACGTGACGCCCACAAATACCGAGGCCGAGATCGAGACGGCTGACAGAAGCAAGCAGCCTCTGTGGCGGATAGTCGCGGTTCGGAAACGATGGCTCTGTCAGCCGATTCCACACGCCGTCTGTCCTGCAGCTTGTGCTCGCTCGTGAAGACGAGGCCGCCATGACGTATCATCCACGGTCCGACTGACGCCGCCACCCCGTCTACCCCACGCCATCCCCCGCCCTCCACACTGTGCAGTGTGTAGGACCACCGCAACCTCGTGCAAGATGCACCAAATGCCCCTACGGCTCTTTTTTCGCTCCTTTTTCGCTCTTTCTCGCTCTTTCTCGCCCTTTCTCGCTCTTTTTCGCTCTTTCTCGCCCTTTCTCGCTCTTTTTCGCTCTTTTCTCGCCCACGGTGCGGAACAACACCGCTAGACTGTACTCCCAAGTCCGACTCACACTCATCGGGTTAGGCCCCTGCTACTCGCATGGCTGGATTCTCGTAACATATGGGTCTCTACGCAACTGTAGAGGGGAGAATGCTTCTTGGCGCTTGTGCAGAGGCCAACAACAAGAGAGCGTGTGATGGGGCACGAACGCTCCCAACGACATGGAGTCACGCCCCATTCGAACAGACCCTCCTTCCACGAAGAGGGGCAACGCCAGGACCGAGGTTTGCTTCACTATTTCATCATGGTCATCTCACGTCTTTTCatctcttcgtcttcgtcttcttcttcgtctttgACTTTGCTTCCACTGCACTGTCGTCTTCTTCCCTCCTTTGCAAACTCAACTTCGCTTCCACTGCACTGTCGTCTTCTTCCCTCCTTTGCAAACTCAACTTCGCTTCCCACTTCAACATGGCCGACGACAAGCTTCAGACGTACGATATCCCCAAGACGTGCAAAGGTGGCGTAGTCGTCAACGAAGGCCCAGACTTCCGTGTGGAAGTTCAGGACGTTCCCACGCCGGAGCCAGGTTCGTGAGCTGCTCCCATCGCTCGTGCACTTCTGACGTGACGGCTAGGACCCACCGAAGTATTGATCAAGCTCAACGCGACTGGCATCTGCTATAGCGATATCCATTTCATGCTCAACGATTGGGCGCTACCGAAGATGTCTGCACTGGGCACAAAGTGCGCTGGCCACGAAGGCGCTGGTGTCATTGTCAAGGTGGGAGATCAAGTGAGGACGCTCAAGCCTGGGATGCGAGCTGGGCTCAAGGTAAGACTTCACAACAGCCTCGACAAGCAGAGGGGAGTAGACGGGGGCTGACAGAGAAAAGCCCATCCAAGACACGTGCGGCGCGTGCGAGCTTTGCCGCGGTGGTCAAGAATGCTACTGCGCGAGTGCGGTGTCCACCGGTCTGATGTGCGATGGCTCCTATCAGCAGTACGTCGTCTCGCCCGAACGCTACACAACCATCATCCCCGACGGCGTCAGCGACTACATCGCCGGTCCCATCATGTGCTCTGCCTCGACCATCTACACGTCGATCAGGGAGTCTGCACTGAAGCCCGGAGACTGGGCTGTGTTCCCAGGGGCAGGTGGTGGAGTCGGTATGCAAGGCGTGCAGCTCGCCAAAGCCATGGGCCTGCGCCCCGTAGCCATTGACACGGGCGAGGACAAGGAGAAGATGTGCAAGGACGTCGGCGCAGAAGCGTTTATCGACTTCAAAAAGGTCGACAATGTGGCCGAGGAGATTGTTCGCATCTGCGACGGCATCGGCGCGCACGCTGTCTTTGTCACGGCCGTGCAAACGTACCCGTCTTCCATCAGCTACCTTGGCGGCCGGGTGGGCGGGAAGGTCATGTGCGTCGGCCTGCCTCCAGCGGGCACACTGCACATCGACGTTGATCCGAACCAGATGTGCTTCAAGAAGCAGAGCGTCCAGGGCACGCTGGTCAGCAGCATGGCTGACGTCGACAAGACACTGGAGTTTGCGAAGCGGGGGCTGCTGAAGCCCATCTACACGGTCTACCCGTTGAGCAAGTTCAACGAGGCGGTCCAGAAGCTGAGGAGAGGCGAGATTGTCGGCAGGGCGGTTGTGGATTTCAACCAGGAGTAGGGAGAGGTGAGGTTGAGCGTTTGGAATGGTGGCGGATGGTACGGGAGATGGTGTGTACGTGGAGAAGGGAGGGCGTTTTGCAAGGCTATCAGTTTCCTCCTGTCTTCCGTGGTGTTCCACATATCCCCCACAGCGCTGGAGGTGTCGTTGGTGTAGCTGGGAGCATGAGATGCTGCAATACACGATGCTATGGACGCACGCCAATTCCTGCCGACGTGCTTTCCCATATCGAGACcctggtggtggtggtggtggtggttcGTGCACGTGCCAACGCGATCAGCCCTGTCTGGAACACGACGGGACGACAGGGCGCTGTCTCTGCTTATGCACGCGCCAACGACACGATGCAGCGGTAGAGGATGATAGCCCAGCTCTCACTCCACACTCGCCGATGGGATGTCCCGCTCGTCAGCAAGCCAGTCCCCGCGCGGACATGCCGAAGCCTCCGCCAGCCGAGCGCCGTCTGGGCGCGCCTCGAACGGCAAGCAGCCCGCCGTTGAATACGACGACGACCACGACGACGACcacagcgacgacgacgcccTGCTGGCCGACGACCCGCTGAACAGCAGCCTCTCCGAACCGTATGCACCGGCACGCACGAGATCCGGCCTCCGGTCCAAGCTGACGCGCCCCAGAATCTCCTTCAAGCGCAAGCCCAAACCCACGCCCTCGTCCCTCCTCCCGCGCTTCTTCACGGCCGCCTCCacctccgcctccgcctccgcctccgcctccgcctccgcctccgcctccgcctccacCCCCCGTCCCCCCGCGACCCGCCCAGCCCGCGCGCCCAGCACTCCCGCCTCCAGCAGCTCCGCAGCCCTCGCTCCGCCAACCGCAGCGGCAACGGCAATGCCTCGACCGAGCTCATCCTCAACTACCTCGACACCCCCGCCGACGCAGGCTCCCACCTGGCCGACGCCAAAGACGCCTCGGGCCTAGACTGGTACGTCGAGGGCCCCGGCCGACGCGTGGGCTACGACGACCTGACGGCCATTGACTGGATCTTTGAGTACGCCAAAGAGCGCCAGCGCTTGCGCTACCTGTTCTCCGGCGCAACAGGCCTCCTGGGCACCGCAAAGCAGCTTGCAGACGCTAGCCAGGTGTGGATCATCCTCGTTGCGGCTGGTGTGCTGAGCGGAGGCATTGCAGCCTTCATCGACGTCGCGAGCGACTGGCTGGCCGATCTGAAGACGGGATACTGCAGCAGCGTGGACGCAGATGGCAGGTTCTACCTCAACAAAGGCTTCTGTTGCTGGGGGATCGACACGGGAGAGCAGTGCGCAGATTGGCAGGAGTGGGGGAGTGCCATGGGCATCGGGAACGGTGGAGGGAAGTGGATCGTCGAGTACATCTTCTTCATCCTGTTCTCCGTGAGTGACACGGACGAGAGCATCGCGAGAGACAGCAGAGAGCTGACAGCAACCAGGTGCTCTTTGCGGCATGTGCAAGTCTGCTTGTGCGCGAGTTCTCGCCCTATGCTAAGCACAGCGGTATTCCCGAGATCAAGACTGTTCTCGGCGGTTTCGTCATACGCCATTTCCTGGGAGGCTGGACCTTGGTGACGAAGACGCTTGGGCTCGTAAGCTACTGCGTGACGCCTGTACTCCGCAATCACACACTGACCGGCACAGTGTCTTGCAGTGGCTTCAGGCCTGTGGCTGGGCAAGGAGGGCCCGTTGGTCCACGTGGCATGCTGTTCAGCCAACCTGTTCATGAAGCTATTCGGCACCGTAAACGGTAACGAGGGTGAGTGTGTCATGTCTCACCTAGGGAACACCACTGATTGCGCACAGCGAGAAAGCGGGAAGTCCTctctgccgccgccgccgcaggCATATCCGTCGCCTTTGGTGCACCAGTAGGTGGTGTGCTCTTCAGTCTCGAGCAGCTGTCGTACTACTTCCCCGACAAGACCATGTGGAGCAGTTTTGTCTGTGCCATGGTCGCAGCCGTTACACTGCAAGCCTTCAACCCCTTCCGAACCGGCAAGCTCGTCCTGTACCAAGTCACCTACCACAGCGGCTGGCACGACTTTGAAATCGTTCCCTTCGCCCTGCTTGGTATCCTCGGCGGCCTCTATGGCGGCTTCTTCATCAAGCTCAACATGACCATAGCGGAGTGGCGCAAAAACCGCACCTATCTCAAAGGCCCCGTCACCGAAGTCGTCATCATATCCTTCATCACGGCACTCGTCAATTTTCCCATCAAGTTCATGCGCGCTCAAGCCTCGGAACTGGTCTACATTCTCTTCGCAGAATGCGCCGATCTAACAGAAGACACGCTCGGCTTGTGTAAGTCCGGAAAGGCAAACACCGGTGTCATTGCCTTGCTCCTGATCTCAGCCTTGCTCGGCATCCTCCTTGCAGGCTTCACGTTTGGCCTGCAGATCCCCGCCGGCATCATCCTACCTTCCATGGCCATCGGTGGCCTCTACGGCCGCGCTGTCGGCTTGAGCGTCGAGGTCTTCCAATCCGCACACCCACAGCTCTTCCTCTTCGGCTCCTGCGAGCCAGATGTGCCCTGCGTAACACCAGGCACCTACGCGATCGTGGGTGCCGCCTCCGCACTTGCAGGAACAACGCGCATGACGGTCTCCATTGTGGTCATCATGTTCGAGCTCACCGGAGCGCTCACCTACGTGCTACCCATCATGATCGCCGTCATGATCTCCAAGTGGATCGGCGATGCCATCTCCCCCCGCGGCATATACGAGTCTTGGATCCACTTCAAAGGATATCCGTTCTTGGATAACCGCGACGACAACGGGTCTTCCATCCCCGACGTCCCCGCCGCACACGTAATGACCCGGATCGAGGACCTGACCACCATCACCGCCACCGGCCACACCATCCAAACGCTGCGGGAGTTGCTGCAGCAACACCGCTTCCGCGGATTTCCAGTCATATCCAACTCCACCGACAGCGACTCCGACGCCGATGCGCTCCTACTCGGCTACGTCAGCCGCACAGAACTGCACTACGCGCTCTCCCTCCCACCCTCGAAAGCGCTCCCGCCCGAAACCGAGTGCTACTTCTCGCACCAACCCCTCTCGGACCCGCAATCCACGCTGGATCTACGGCCCTGGATGGACCAGACGCCCATCACGCTCAACGCGCGAGCACGGTTCCAGCTCACCGTCAGCATGTTCCAGAAGCTCGGGCTGCGCTACGTCTTGTTCACCGAGCGGGGGCTGCTGCGGGGTCTGCTCACCAAAAAGGATGTTTGGTACGTGCTCGACGGGATGGATGGTGAAACGTGGGAGGAGACCGAGGAGCGTGGCGATTTCGATGGTGATGTCGATGCCGATGGTGATGTGGGCGTCGGCGGCGCCGGGATGCGTAGGGGCGGACTAagacagcaacagcagccaCACCGCCATGCCGCAGAAGACGGCGGCGAGGAGCGCGGACTGCTGGGCACACCCctggaagaagaagaagaagtagaaaggtAGATAGCATACACGCTATTATTTACTTACTTAGTAATCTACTCCCTCtatttcttctttctttaaaACCTCTCTATATCACTATGTCTAtttactacctacttagcCACTCTTCCACgctccccccccccccccccccccggATCCCAGCGCCGCCCCGATGGCGATTGGCTttcgaagaagaagaaaaagaaaaaaaggaAAAGGGGCATTTCCACGCCAGAAAATCATCAAAATCATTCGCTCCGAGAGGAAGGCGGCGGCTAGACGGCCTGGTAGAGGAGGAGAGGCTCGCCACGTTTTCTATCTCCGGGATGGTGCACTTGAGGTCGAATGCTTTGGACAGGACAATCTTGAAGATCTGTGGGCGTTTTCCTCTTATCTCTTCACGGGTCAAGGGGATGGGAAGTATGGGTATGGGTATTGTATTGTATTGTTCATTCACAGTGAAGAGAGGCAAGTAGGTTGTTTACAAAGGTAGCTAGCTGCAGATTTTGGTGGGTTGCCATGGGGAAGAAACCATGTCGTATGTACATTTACCAGATATCCGCTCCTTGTCTCCTCCGTTGGCCGTTAGATCGTCATGTCCACCAGTCATTCTGGCTAGTAAGAGATGGCCAGCTACCCGCCATGCGTCGAGCTCGTGGAGAGCGTTTACGCGCCGTTGCCGTTGTAGGCGAACAGGTTGGGGCTGCCGTTAAGGGTGCCAGTGATGCGGCTGGCGATGCCAAGGGCCTTGATGCGCTCGGTGACGGCAGCAGGGGTGGACAGGCCCTCGAGCGCCTGGAGGTAGACGGCCAGACCGGCGACGTGAGGAGCAGCCATCGAGGTACCGGATTGAGTGGCGGTGGCCGAGTTGCTGCCGATGTAGGAAGACAGGATACTGACACCAGGGGCGAATATGTCGACGCCGGCGCCGTAGTTGGTGAACGAGGCTGGGCGGAAGCTCgagtcggcggcggcgacggtGAGGGCGTTAGGTGCGTTGGCGGGCGACTGGCTGGACACGGGGAGCGGGTTGCCGCTTTGATCGCCGTTGCCGGCGGCGACGACGGATAGGACGCCCTGAGAGTAGGCAGCCTGAATGGCATTGGTCCAGGTGGTAGAAGCCTGGCCACCGAGAGACAGGTTGATGACGGAGCGGGCGCCACGGCTGTTGGAGGTAATGTCGCTGACGGCCCAGTTGAAACCGTCAAGAATGGTGGAGGTGGTTCCCGAGCTGCCCTGGAAGACCTTTACAGAGATCAGGTTGGTCTTCTTAGCAACACCGTAGGTGCTGCCACCGATGGTGCCGGCGACGTGGGTGCCGTGACCGAGAGTGTCAGTGTGGGTTCCGCCGACGGCGTTGTACCCAAGAGTAGCACGGCCACCGAACTGGTTGTGTGCGACGAGGATACCGGAGTCTACAACGTAGGCGTAGGTGTCCTCTCCAGCGGTGGTGTCGTAGATGTACGAGGTAGGGGCACCAGAGCGGTGGCTGATGGCGCCAAGACCCCAGGTAGCACCAGTCTGGGTAGTCAAAGCCTTCTTCTCAAGTTTGTCCTCGTGGACCTCCTCGACATCGTACCAGAGATAGGCGATCGTGTCAGGCTCAACGAGGGCGACCTACGCTCTGTTAGATTGGTGCTGCGCTGCCTCAAGGCAACTAAACTCACATCAGGGCTGGCCTTGATCTCAGCGATAGTGGCCTCGTCGAATTCTCCGGCATAAGCCTTCCAGTCCTTGATCTCGTAGTTCTTCTCGATACCCGCGGTGCCTCGCTTGAGGCTGCGCTTGTGAACATCGTTGACCCAGGTAAGGTGGGACTCGACGGCAGCAGCATCGACTTCTGGCTTGAGGGTGACGATGTACTTTCCAGGGATGATGTCGTCCTTCTTGGTGATGGGAGCGGGAGCTGCAAGGACAGCGGGGAGCAGAGCTCCGAGGAAGACTGCGAGGTTGCGAACGTTGATCATCTTGAAGGTAGCGAGGAAGACCGGTAGAAGTAACTGAGAACCCGAGACGGATGCTTGGATGACGGTTGTAGGGCGACCACGCGTTCAGCTTATATATGCCTTCGTGGAGGGTCTTCCCTGAACACCATTATCACCATTCGATTG is a genomic window containing:
- a CDS encoding Catalase peroxidase, coding for MSKGECPIKVANVAGGGTTKADWWPNELKVNILRQHDPRQNPLGADFNYADEFKKLDYDALKKDIAALMTDSQDWWPADFGHYGGLFIRMAWHSAGTYRVSDGRGGGGEGQQRFAPLNAWPDNVSLDKARRLLWPIKQKYGNKISWADLMLLTGNVALESMDCPTFGFAAGRPDTFQSDESVYWGGETEWLGNDVRYADGNKGVKGEGIVDGDQHKNDVASKEDTHTARDLEKPLAAAHMGLIYVNPEGPDGVPDPVAAAHDIRTTFGRMAMNDEETAALIVGGHSFGKTHGAAPSENTGTDPNGADLAEQGFGWKNAHGSGKGPDTITSGLEVTWTGTPTKWSNKYLEYLYKFEWELEKSPAGASQYVAKGADAIIPDAYDANKKHKPRMLTTDLSMRFDPDYEKITRRWLDHPDELHDAFTRAWFKLLHRDMGPRSRWLGPEIPKEVLIWEDPVPEQQGELIGEADISSLKKEILNAGLEPSKLIRVAWASAASFRGSDKRGGANGARIRLEPQKNWKVNNPSELQEVLKALEGIQSKSSKKVSLADLIVLAGVAALEKAAGVSVPFTPGRTDATQEQTDAQSFDHLEPVTDGFRNFGKGTDRVRTEQLDLDKAHLLKLTAPEMTVLVGGMRALNANWDGSSHGVFTKRPGQLTNDFFVNLLDTNVAWKGADNASPNELYEGTDRKSGQKKWTGTRHDLIFGSHPELRAIAEIYAQPDNADKFVKDFVAAWDKVMMLDRFDVKAKA
- a CDS encoding Catalase peroxidase, producing the protein MSKGECPIKVANVAGGGTTKADWWPNELKVNILRQHDPRQNPLGADFNYADEFKKLDYDALKKDIAALMTDSQDWWPADFGHYGGLFIRMAWHSAGTYRVSDGRGGGGEGQQRFAPLNAWPDNVSLDKARRLLWPIKQKYGNKISWADLMLLTGNVALESMDCPTFGFAAGRPDTFQSDESVYWGGETEWLGNDVRYADGNKGVKGEGIVDGDQHKNDVASKEDTHTARDLEKPLAAAHMGLIYVNPEGPDGVPDPVAAAHDIRTTFGRMAMNDEETAALIVGGHSFGKTHGAAPSENTGTDPNGADLAEQGFGWKNAHGSGKGPDTITSGLEVTWTGTPTKWSNKYLEYLYKFEWELEKSPAGASQYVAKGADAIIPDAYDANKKHKPRMLTTDLSMRFDPDYEKITRRWLDHPDELHDAFTRAWFKLLHRDMGPRSRWLGPEIPKEVLIWEDPVPEQQGELIGEADISSLKKEILNAGLEPSKLIRVAWASAASFRGSDKRGGANGARIRLEPQKNWKVNNPSELQEVLKALEGIQSKSSKKVSLADLIVLAGVAALEKAAGVSVPFTPGRTDATQEQTDAQSFDHLEPVTDGFRNFGKGTDRVRTEQLDLDKAHLLKLTAPEMTVLVGGMRALNANWDGSSHGVFTKRPGQLTNDFFVNLLDTNVAWKGADNASPNELYEGTDRKSGQKKWTGTRHDLIFGSHPELRAIAEIYAQPDNADKFVKDFVAAWDKVMMLDRFDVKAKAVSGTSSISTRPRL
- a CDS encoding chloride channel, which codes for MGLYATVEGRMLLGACAEANNKRACDGARTLPTTWSHAPFEQTLLPRRGATPGPRFASLFHHGHLTSFHLFVFVFFFVFDFASTALSSSSLLCKLNFASTALSSSSLLCKLNFASHFNMADDKLQTYDIPKTCKGGVVVNEGPDFRVEVQDVPTPEPGPTEVLIKLNATGICYSDIHFMLNDWALPKMSALGTKCAGHEGAGVIVKVGDQVRTLKPGMRAGLKPIQDTCGACELCRGGQECYCASAVSTGLMCDGSYQQYVVSPERYTTIIPDGVSDYIAGPIMCSASTIYTSIRESALKPGDWAVFPGAGGGVGMQGVQLAKAMGLRPVAIDTGEDKEKMCKDVGAEAFIDFKKVDNVAEEIVRICDGIGAHAVFVTAVQTYPSSISYLGGRVGGKVMCVGLPPAGTLHIDVDPNQMCFKKQSVQGTLVSSMADVDKTLEFAKRGLLKPIYTVYPLSKFNEAVQKLRRGEIVGRAVVDFNQE